In a single window of the Papaver somniferum cultivar HN1 chromosome 8, ASM357369v1, whole genome shotgun sequence genome:
- the LOC113301834 gene encoding thylakoid lumenal 29 kDa protein, chloroplastic-like isoform X1, with protein MAVARFSFLSNLSSLVPISSQSQSSPPPKFSTGKICCRKTEAVIENGDGSISRRDVLKSLGATISIVSSGSFIETAVAADLIQLRQRSDFLSKVKSTLYRNIKANPELIPSLLTLALNDAMTYHKATKSGGPNGSIRFSSELSRPENEGLSAALNFLEETKKEIDAYSKGGPISYADLIQYAAQSAVKNTFLSAAIRKAGGNEEKGNLLYTAYGSAGQWGLFDKTLGRSDTQEVDPEGRVPQWQKASVQEMKDKFIAVGFGPRQLAVMSAFLGPDQLATETLLASDPAVSPWVEKYQRSRESVSQTNYEVVAWGKKSTTKHTHIPSRKSISANSNCRKFQMYGDISRRAWELEHANLSFL; from the exons ATGGCAGTTGCAAGATTTTCGTTCCTCTCGAATCTGTCATCATTGGTCCCAATATCTTCCCAGTCacaatcatcaccaccacctaaatTCTCCACT ggaaaaatcTGCTGCCGGAAAACTGAAGCTGTCATTGAGAATGGAGATGGGTCAATCAGTCGAAGAGACGTTCTCAAATCCTTGGGTGCTACAATTAGCATT GTGAGCTCAGGATCGTTCATAGAGACAGCAGTGGCTGCTGATTTGATCCAGCTAAGACAGCGATCAGATTTCTTGT CCAAAGTTAAAAGCACTCTATACAGAAATATAAAG GCGAACCCAGAGCTCATTCCTTCTTTATTAACTCTAGCACTTAATGATGCAATGACTTATCACAAG GCAACAAAATCTGGAGGACCAAATGGGTCAATTCGTTTCAG TTCAGAGCTAAGCAGACCTGAAAATGAAGGACTTTCTGCTGCTTTGAATTTTTTAGAGGAAACAAAGAAGGAGATAGATGCCTACTCAAAGGGTGGACCGATTTCATATGCAGATCTCATCCAGTATGCAG CACAATCGGCAGTGAAGAATACATTTCTAAGTGCTGCAATTCGAAAGGCTGGAGGTAATGAAGAGAAAGGAAATTTATTGTATACAGCCTATGGGTCAGCTGGCCAG TGGGGTTTGTTCGATAAGACGTTAGGACGTTCAGATACACAAGAGGTGGATCCAGAGGGAAGAGTACCACAATGGCAGAAAGCATCTGTTCAAGAAATGAAAGACAAGTTTATAGCAGTTGGCTTTGGCCCCCGTCAG TTAGCTGTGATGTCTGCATTCCTGGGCCCTGATCAGTTGGCAACAGAGACGCTTCTGGCATCCGATCCAGCAGTTTCGCCGTGGGTTGAAAAGTACCAACGTAGCCGAGAATCAGTTTCCCAGACTAATTACGAGG TAGTTGCCTGGGGCAAAAAATCAACTACGAAGCATACTCATATCCCATCAAGAAAGTCGATTTCAGCAAACTCAAACTGTAGAAAGTTTCAGATGTATGGGGATATAAGCAGAAGAGCTTGGGAGTTGGAACATGCCAATCTTTCTTTTCTATAG
- the LOC113301834 gene encoding thylakoid lumenal 29 kDa protein, chloroplastic-like isoform X2 — MAVARFSFLSNLSSLVPISSQSQSSPPPKFSTGKICCRKTEAVIENGDGSISRRDVLKSLGATISIVSSGSFIETAVAADLIQLRQRSDFLSKVKSTLYRNIKANPELIPSLLTLALNDAMTYHKATKSGGPNGSIRFSSELSRPENEGLSAALNFLEETKKEIDAYSKGGPISYADLIQYAAQSAVKNTFLSAAIRKAGGNEEKGNLLYTAYGSAGQWGLFDKTLGRSDTQEVDPEGRVPQWQKASVQEMKDKFIAVGFGPRQLAVMSAFLGPDQLATETLLASDPAVSPWVEKYQRSRESVSQTNYEVDLITTLTKLSCLGQKINYEAYSYPIKKVDFSKLKL, encoded by the exons ATGGCAGTTGCAAGATTTTCGTTCCTCTCGAATCTGTCATCATTGGTCCCAATATCTTCCCAGTCacaatcatcaccaccacctaaatTCTCCACT ggaaaaatcTGCTGCCGGAAAACTGAAGCTGTCATTGAGAATGGAGATGGGTCAATCAGTCGAAGAGACGTTCTCAAATCCTTGGGTGCTACAATTAGCATT GTGAGCTCAGGATCGTTCATAGAGACAGCAGTGGCTGCTGATTTGATCCAGCTAAGACAGCGATCAGATTTCTTGT CCAAAGTTAAAAGCACTCTATACAGAAATATAAAG GCGAACCCAGAGCTCATTCCTTCTTTATTAACTCTAGCACTTAATGATGCAATGACTTATCACAAG GCAACAAAATCTGGAGGACCAAATGGGTCAATTCGTTTCAG TTCAGAGCTAAGCAGACCTGAAAATGAAGGACTTTCTGCTGCTTTGAATTTTTTAGAGGAAACAAAGAAGGAGATAGATGCCTACTCAAAGGGTGGACCGATTTCATATGCAGATCTCATCCAGTATGCAG CACAATCGGCAGTGAAGAATACATTTCTAAGTGCTGCAATTCGAAAGGCTGGAGGTAATGAAGAGAAAGGAAATTTATTGTATACAGCCTATGGGTCAGCTGGCCAG TGGGGTTTGTTCGATAAGACGTTAGGACGTTCAGATACACAAGAGGTGGATCCAGAGGGAAGAGTACCACAATGGCAGAAAGCATCTGTTCAAGAAATGAAAGACAAGTTTATAGCAGTTGGCTTTGGCCCCCGTCAG TTAGCTGTGATGTCTGCATTCCTGGGCCCTGATCAGTTGGCAACAGAGACGCTTCTGGCATCCGATCCAGCAGTTTCGCCGTGGGTTGAAAAGTACCAACGTAGCCGAGAATCAGTTTCCCAGACTAATTACGAG GTGGACCTTATAACTACCCTCACAAAACTTAGTTGCCTGGGGCAAAAAATCAACTACGAAGCATACTCATATCCCATCAAGAAAGTCGATTTCAGCAAACTCAAACTGTAG
- the LOC113302593 gene encoding protein LOW PSII ACCUMULATION 3, chloroplastic-like, with translation MWLMNISAISRVSTVTSTLPHQAKTPSSFSSRKSRSFNCKRSSAPQFYKSHFVTCSALGDENSPLGLDVPFPRDYSELIEQAKEAAVLAFKDEKPLMEIEFPTAGLESVPGDGEGGIEMTGSMQMIREFCDCFITSEKVTRTRIFFPEAKEVEFARKSIFEGASFKLDYLTKPSFFEDFGFVEKVKMSDRVKPQDETFVVAYPYFNVNEILVVEELYKEAVEKQSRKMIIFNGELDRIRSGYYPPFFYPKLGALTKTFLPKVETIYYIHNFKGRNGGTLFRCYPGPWKVLRQLNGKYVCLHQQKTMPSLKEVALDILTSTQSFKSLL, from the exons ATGTGGTTAATGAATATTTCAgcaatttctagggtttctacTGTGACTTCTACTCTTCCTCATCAG GCTAAAACTCCATCGAGCTTTTCTTCCCGGAAGTCAAGGAGTTTCAACTGCAAAAGATCGTCGGCACCTCAATTCTACAAAAGCCATTTTGTGACTTGTTCAGCTTTAGGTGATGAAAATAGTCCGCTCGGGCTTGATGTGCCATTTCCTCGGGATTACTCTGAGCTAATCGAACAA GCCAAAGAAGCGGCTGTATTGGCTTTTAAGGATGAAAAGCCATTGATG GAGATTGAATTCCCCACTGCTGGACTTGAATCAGTACCAG GTGATGGGGAAGGAGGAATAGAAATGACCGGAAGCATGCAAATGATCCGAGAATTTTGTGACTGCTTTATAACTTCAGAAAAAGTAACTCGGACCAGAATC TTTTTCCCAGAGGCAAAAGAAGTAGAGTTTGCTAGAAAATCAATATTTGAAGGAGCTTCATTCAAGCTAGATTATCTTACTAAGCCATCTTTTTTTGAGGATTTTGGCTTTGTTGAGAAGGTCAAAATGTCAGACCGTGTGAAACCACAAGATGAAACATTCGTGGTTGCATATCCGTACTTTAATGTTAATG AAATTCTTGTAGTCGAAGAGCTTTACAAAGAAGCTGTAGAGAAACAATCTCGCAAAATGATTATATTCAACGGAGAACTTGATCGTATAAGAAGCGGGT ATTATCCACCATTTTTCTACCCAAAGTTGGGGGCACTTACTAAGACCTTCTTGCCAAAGGTAGAGACTATTTATTATATTCACAATTTTAAAGGGCGCAATGGAGGAACACTTTTCAG GTGCTATCCAGGACCTTGGAAAGTCCTACGACAATTAAATGGCAAGTATGTGTGTCTGCACCAGCAGAAAACAATGCCATCTCTAAAAGAAGTTGCGCTGGATATTCTCACATCGACTCAATCTTTTAAATCTCTTCTATAG